One genomic window of Cercospora beticola chromosome 5, complete sequence includes the following:
- a CDS encoding uncharacterized protein (antiSMASH:Cluster_5), giving the protein MTASMAAIPVAVDPVSLVVTECITVTSAMRKHARWAHSSISSILGSSTHSRTTSSDLTAQRTLQERERTRASSKIDLIEPYFSNYNNGSSSGGGDDTSRWGLRGKKGQSLQDNPLMSGFAKLRAELKGVRDIETIATPDLLHPFLQVIRSSSTTAPITSLALIAITKMLAYNVISPNSPKFAQGMQLLASSVTHCRFEGDNSPSDEVVFLRILKLMEDMICGASGEVLGDQSVCEMMECALSICCHLRMSEVLRRSAEISMVTMCQTIFTRLKTLEAEFEGDEVGDMEQELGPEEMEAAKIDSNGDLGPDNMKKQRSSLTLDVPGTNTDTRPSTDMNSSQIDLSSRSGEEEPEDDVDVKPYGLPSIRELFRVLADLLDPHDRQRTDTLRVMALRIVNVALEVAGPSIANHPSLASLAKDTLCRNLFQLVRSENIAILHESLRVAGTLLATCRSVLKLQQELFLSYVVACLHPRVPIPEEPNIDPSLYQGVPHAPTLTRPQPSTPGGNNVPSSGRSTPVPVRDRQKLGMEGGSRKPDAREAMVESVGGLVRIPSFMAELFVNYDCETDRSDLCTDMVGLLSRNAFPDSATWSTTNVPPLCLDSLLGFVQFIAERMDDEPVTTGLPEVQKLREQRQRKKVIIRGATKFNESPKGGIAFLAASGIIADPNDPHSVTSFLKGTTRIDKKVLGEFISKKSNEAILDAFMDLFDFGDLRVDEALRQLLNSFRLPGESALIERIVTVFCEKYMKAVQPEQIIDTDAAFVLTYAIIMLNTDQYNPNVKATNRMKFEDFQRNLRGVNGGKNFDEEFLRKIYEAIKAREIVLPEEHDNKHAFEHAWKELLMKVNTAENLVICETNIYDADMFAATWRPIVATLNYVFVSATEDAVFQRVIAGYSQCAQIAARHGISECLDHIILSLAKISTLATETPPSTSLNTEVQASGKSIMVSKFAVDFGRDHKAQLATLVLFRIINGHEDTIRDGWTQIVRIIVNLFVNSLVPTSFTSISRDLDLPPIPLQSPAQVIERNDKSNDVGLFSAFTSYVSSVMNDEPPEPNDQEIEATLTTVDCINACRFEEILGNVSELPIDSLKSLTMSLLSHLPEQDSPRVIAVKPELPAPTPLRGNGTKVRDEPPAYNPAVVYVLELGTILALRDEETITILGPEVAEALTSVTRDTDRLHPVALSRTVFYLLSLLRASNDHGYIRAPVVLHAISSFPQNLLKQCALPILKGIYGCISGPQAELRNELAGSPDFWNIVHNLHRETDAAGLVFQIAESVSDGPNAAITPDNYEACVALLNAFATAGSIGARAEQAARAEAYPQSGRRGQKPPSRKAENAEEETTPEKKKPKKPEAVVRGARAISLVSQLAGRVPQLIKQSQLETEEAWKTYWSPVFRCLATQSTNPCREIRQLSLSSLQRCLLSPELASPDHTEWTNIFSEVLFPLIQQLLKPEVYQTDMVGMGETRVQAAQLLCKIFLHYLVLLSEWPGVAELWSGILEVMERLMGSGQRDGGILEEAVPESLKNILLVMGSGGYMIPPPVEGDDERTDLQKKLWDETEVRLERFLPQLMNDVFPERGPRKAAEAEEATEEKAKVEEAAEEDDSAEKAEA; this is encoded by the coding sequence ATGACAGCCTCCATGGCTGCAATACCGGTAGCTGTCGACCCAGTGTCGCTAGTCGTGACAGAATGCATTACCGTCACTTCGGCCATGCGCAAGCATGCGCGCTGGGCACATTCGAGTATATCGTCCATTCTCGGCTCCTCGACGCACTCGCGAACGACCTCCTCCGACCTTACAGCGCAACGGACTCTCCAAGAGCGGGAACGAACGCGAGCGAGCAGCAAGATTGACCTAATAGAGCCGTACTTCAGCAACTacaacaatggcagcagtAGTGGAGGTGGTGATGACACCTCGCGATGGGGTCTGCGCGGCAAGAAGGGCCAGTCACTACAGGACAATCCTCTGATGAGCGGGTTCGCAAAGCTGAGAGCTGAGCTGAAGGGCGTTAGAGACATTGAGACGATTGCTACGCCGGACCTACTGCATCCCTTCCTCCAGGTCATACGATCCAGCAGCACTACTGCGCCCATTACGAGTCTCGCTCTGATCGCCATCACCAAGATGCTGGCATACAATGTCATCAGTCCCAACAGCCCTAAATTCGCCCAAGGCATGCAGCTGCTGGCAAGCTCGGTTACCCATTGTCGGTTCGAGGGCGACAACTCTCCTTCGGACGAAGTTGTGTTCCTACGCATTTTGAAGCTTATGGAGGACATGATATGTGGGGCGTCAGGAGAAGTGCTGGGAGACCAGTCCGTGTGCGAGATGATGGAGTGCGCGCTCTCCATCTGCTGCCACTTGAGGATGTCCGAGGTTCTCAGAAGAAGCGCGGAAATTAGCATGGTCACAATGTGCCAGACCATCTTCACCAGGCTCAAGACGCTGGAAGCAGAATTTGAGGGTGACGAGGTTGGAGACATGGAGCAAGAGCTGGGcccggaggagatggaggccgCTAAGATTGACTCCAATGGTGATCTTGGGCCTGATAATATGAAGAAGCAACGGTCGAGTCTGACGCTCGATGTACCTGGGACGAACACGGATACGCGACCGAGTACGGACATGAACAGCAGTCAGATTGATCTGAGCTCAAgaagtggagaagaagagccggAGGACGATGTTGATGTCAAGCCTTATGGGCTTCCGAGTATTCGGGAGCTGTTCAGAGTGCTAGCTGATCTACTGGACCCGCATGATCGACAACGCACAGACACGCTCAGAGTAATGGCCTTGCGTATTGTCAACGTCGCGTTGGAGGTTGCCGGGCCCAGCATCGCGAACCACCCTTCCTTGGCCAGTCTAGCGAAGGACACCCTGTGCCGGAATCTGTTCCAGCTGGTCAGGAGCGAGAATATTGCAATTCTACATGAGTCGCTCAGAGTGGCGGGAACGCTGCTTGCAACATGTCGAAGTGTGCTTAAGCTCCAGCAAGAACTTTTCTTGAGTTACGTGGTGGCGTGCTTACATCCTCGAGTACCCATACCCGAAGAGCCAAACATTGATCCTTCACTATATCAGGGCGTGCCTCACGCCCCGACCTTGACACGACCACAGCCTTCGACGCCCGGGGGCAACAATGTCCCGTCGAGCGGCCGCTCTACACCCGTGCCTGTTCGAGATCGACAAAAGCTGGGTATGGAAGGAGGCTCGAGGAAACCAGATGCGAGAGAAGCGATGGTGGAGAGTGTTGGTGGTCTTGTTCGAATACCAAGCTTCATGGCAGAGCTCTTCGTCAACTACGACTGCGAGACCGATCGAAGTGACCTCTGCACAGACATGGTCGGACTACTGTCAAGAAATGCCTTCCCGGATTCCGCAACTTGGAGCACGACCAACGTGCCTCCGCTCTGTTTGGATTCTCTCTTGGGATTTGTGCAGTTCATTGCTGAGCGCATGGATGACGAGCCTGTTACTACTGGTTTGCCCGAAGTGCAAAAGCTGCgagagcagcggcagcggaaGAAGGTCATAATACGTGGCGCGACCAAGTTCAACGAGAGCCCTAAGGGTGGCATCGCTTTCTTGGCCGCTTCTGGCATCATTGCAGATCCAAACGATCCGCACTCTGTGACAAGCTTCCTGAAGGGTACCACACGGATCGACAAGAAAGTCCTTGGAGAGTTCAtttcgaagaagtcgaacgAGGCTATTCTTGACGCTTTCATGGATCTGTTCGACTTTGGCGACCTTCGTGTTGATGAGGCACTGCGGCAGCTGCTCAACTCATTCCGTCTTCCTGGAGAGTCTGCGCTGATCGAACGGATCGTGACAGTCTTCTGTGAGAAGTACATGAAGGCTGTCCAGCCGGAACAAATTATCGACACTGACGCTGCATTCGTGCTGACGTACGCTATCATCATGTTGAATACCGACCAGTACAATCCCAACGTCAAGGCAACAAATCGGATGAAGTTTGAGGACTTCCAGCGCAACCTCCGTGGCGTCAACGGTGGAAAGAACTTTGATGAAGAGTTCTTGCGCAAGATCTATGAAGCAATCAAAGCTCGCGAAATCGTTCTGCCCGAAGAGCATGACAACAAGCACGCTTTTGAGCATGCGTGGAAGGAGCTGTTGATGAAGGTCAATACTGCTGAAAACCTGGTGATCTGCGAGACGAATATCTACGATGCGGACATGTTTGCTGCGACTTGGAGACCTATCGTGGCGACACTCAACTATGTTTTCGTGTCAGCTACGGAGGATGCCGTCTTCCAGAGAGTGATCGCTGGCTACAGCCAGTGTGCTCAAATCGCCGCACGACATGGCATTTCGGAATGTCTTGATCACATCATTCTGAGCCTTGCCAAGATCAGCACACTCGCAACGGAGACTCCTCCAAGCACGAGCTTGAATACCGAAGTCCAAGCAAGTGGCAAGAGTATTATGGTGAGCAAGTTCGCAGTCGACTTTGGCAGAGACCACAAGGCCCAGCTGGCAACTCTTGTCCTTTTCCGCATTATCAACGGCCATGAAGACACAATTCGGGATGGCTGGACTCAGATTGTTCGCATCATTGTGAATCTCTTCGTCAACTCTCTTGTGCCCACGAGTTTCACGAGTATATCCCGCGATCTGGATCTACCGCCCATACCTCTACAGTCTCCAGCCCAGGTCATCGAGCGCAATGATAAGAGCAATGACGTTGGGCTGTTCAGCGCTTTCACAAGCTATGTCAGCAGCGTGATGAACGATGAACCTCCGGAGCCGAACGATCAAGAAATCGAGGCCACGTTAACAACGGTTGACTGCATAAATGCATGTCGCTTTGAAGAGATCCTGGGCAATGTCAGCGAGTTGCCGATTGACAGTCTCAAGAGCCTGACCATGTCGTTGCTCTCACATTTGCCAGAACAAGACTCTCCCAGAGTCATCGCAGTGAAGCCAGAATTGCCTGCGCCTACACCGCTGCGAGGCAACGGCACCAAAGTCCGGGACGAGCCTCCTGCATACAACCCCGCTGTTGTGTACGTATTAGAGCTTGGCACGATACTTGCGCTTCGCGACGAAGAAACCATCACGATATTGGGACCAGAAGTCGCCGAGGCGCTGACCAGCGTGACCCGCGATACGGACAGACTACACCCAGTGGCGCTGAGTCGAACGGTATTCTACCTGCTCAGTCTGCTTCGAGCAAGTAATGACCACGGGTACATTCGAGCCCCAGTCGTCCTGCACGCGATCTCCTCCTTTCCGCAAAACTTACTCAAACAGTGTGCTCTACCAATCCTGAAGGGTATATACGGATGCATCTCCGGCCCTCAAGCAGAACTTCGCAATGAGCTGGCTGGAAGTCCAGACTTCTGGAACATCGTGCATAATCTGCACCGTGAGACAGATGCTGCTGGACTAGTTTTTCAGATCGCGGAGAGTGTATCAGATGGCCCGAATGCCGCGATAACACCTGACAATTACGAAGCTTGCGTGGCGTTACTCAATGCCTTCGCTACAGCTGGCAGCATTGGCGCACGTGCAGAACAGGCCGCGCGTGCGGAAGCGTATCCACAATCCGGACGAAGAGGGCAAAAGCCGCCTTCGCGCAAGGCCGAGAAcgcagaagaggagacgACgcctgagaagaagaagcccaagaagcCTGAAGCCGTCGTCCGTGGTGCTCGTGCCATTTCTTTAGTCTCGCAGCTGGCAGGAAGGGTGCCTCAGCTCATCAAGCAATCGCAGCTCGAAACGGAAGAAGCTTGGAAGACGTACTGGTCCCCCGTCTTCCGCTGCCTTGCTACCCAATCCACAAATCCTTGTCGCGAGATTCGGCAGCTGTCTCTTTCCAGCTTACAGCGATGCCTACTCTCTCCCGAGCTCGCTTCGCCCGATCACACCGAGTGGACTAACATTTTCTCGGAAGTGCTCTTCCCGCTGATTCAACAACTCCTGAAACCCGAAGTCTACCAAACCGATATGGTTGGCATGGGCGAGACTCGTGTACAAGCAGCACAGCTTCTGTGCAAGATCTTCCTACACTACCTCGTCCTGCTTTCGGAATGGCCTGGTGTTGCGGAGCTCTGGTCTGGGATATTGGAAGTCATGGAGCGGCTGATGGGAAGTGGACAGCGGGACGGTGGAATCCTGGAGGAAGCTGTGCCGGAGAGCTTGAAGAATATTTTGCTGGTCATGGGCTCGGGTGGGTACATGATCCCGCCGCCTGTggaaggcgatgatgagcGGACAGacttgcagaagaagctctgGGATGAGACAGAAGTTCGCTTGGAGAGGTTCCTGCCTCAGCTGATGAATGACGTATTCCCAGAGAGGGGCCCGCGAAAGGCTGCAGAGGCTGAGGAGGCGacagaggagaaggcgaaggtgGAAGAGGCAGCAGAGGAGGACGACAGTGCGGAGAAGGCAGAGGCGTAG
- a CDS encoding uncharacterized protein (antiSMASH:Cluster_5) yields the protein MASTTASMSHNNSSKQKQKLRILCLHGFTSNSHVSAFQLRRLVSAFGGHSPYVPPQDPNLASSDSNYEYEFLFANGPHIVKYSSSDSDGGMAMDPTWHEFVFGLHEESAESGHRAWWFAKDPDWKNKKEGEFEGIEKSFEELGKWIRESGKEGGDEGIDAIWGFSQGACLAGMLCGLLSRRTTGEEEQHPLLKLLGLKQEPERLKAGIIFSGFRARFRQYDGIYEDGIGIPMLHVLGEKDPLVGSERSEALLRVCEKGEVLRFDGGHEIPKREEDVRTIVEFLRRALEGDEVETSEVRETRERAFM from the coding sequence ATGGCGTCCACAACAGCATCGATGAGCCATAataacagcagcaagcaaaaaCAAAAACTCCGCATCCTCTGTCTCCATGGCTTTACCTCCAATTCCCATGTCTCCGCTTTTCAACTACGCCGTCTCGTCTCTGCTTTCGGAGGTCATTCTCCCTATGTTCCCCCACAAGATCCGAATCTGGCATCTTCAGACTCAAATTACGAATACGAATTTCTCTTCGCAAATGGTCCTCACATAGTCAAATACTCCTCTTCCGACTCCGATGGCGGCATGGCGATGGACCCGACATGGCATGAATTCGTTTTCGGACTTCACGAGGAAAGTGCAGAAAGTGGACATCGAGCTTGGTGGTTTGCGAAAGATCCAGATTggaagaataagaaagaaggagaattCGAGGGGATTGAGAAGAGTTTTGAGGAATTAGGGAAGTGGATTAGAGAGAGTGGGAAAGAGGGAGGAGATGAAGGCATTGATGCAATTTGGGGGTTTAGTCAGGGGGCTTGTTTGGCTGGGATGTTATGCGGGTTGTTGTCAAGGAGAACGAcgggagaggaagagcaacATCCGTTGTTGAAGTTGTTGGGTTTGAAGCAGGAACCCGAGCGCCTGAAAGCGGGGATCATTTTCTCGGGGTTTAGAGCGAGGTTCCGGCAGTATGACGGGATTTATGAGGATGGTATTGGGATCCCGATGTTGCATGTTTTGGGTGAGAAAGATCCTTTGGTGGGGAGTGAGAGGAGTGAGGCGCTGTTGAGGGTTTGTGAAAAGGGTGAGGTTTTGAGATTTGATGGAGGGCATGAGATTCCCaagagagaggaggatgTAAGGACTATTGTGGAGTTTTTGAGGAGGGCTCTGGAGGGGGATGAGGTGGAGACGAGTGAGGTCAGGGAGACGAGGGAGAGGGCTTTCATGTAA